GGAATACAGCTAAAAAAAATACAACAAACAATACAACAAGTCCAGCAACACAGCAAATTGTAACGAACACTAACAATACAACAGACAACAGTACAAATACAAATATAACTTCTGCAGAAGCTCAGAAAATAGCCAGTAAATACATAGCAGTATCAGGTGCTATTGCAGGCACACCAACATTAACTAAACAAAACAACAAATTGGTATACATTGTACCAGTAATAGACAATGGAAAAAATGTGGGTGAAATTGATATAGACGCTCAAACAGGTGAAAACCTAGGAGGAGCAGGTGGAGCTCCATAAGAATCTGTTTTAAGTAAAATGGGAACTAAAAACTTATGTCCCATTTTATATTTTTTTTTAAATTTTAAATATCTTCTATAACATGCAAATATTAAATC
The sequence above is a segment of the Methanobacterium spitsbergense genome. Coding sequences within it:
- a CDS encoding PepSY domain-containing protein — encoded protein: MMKKIIVALVILVAVLGLGFATIGNTAKKNTTNNTTSPATQQIVTNTNNTTDNSTNTNITSAEAQKIASKYIAVSGAIAGTPTLTKQNNKLVYIVPVIDNGKNVGEIDIDAQTGENLGGAGGAP